Proteins encoded within one genomic window of Paraglaciecola psychrophila 170:
- a CDS encoding phosphodiester glycosidase family protein, with product MSDEVAELLVQKIIFITKPQLVGTPLSTKDIIIEDFNEFNDLTLNLGKKVFIGRFDSTEVASVFNAQLSKQGIDLKIINTSSRAYQAGNFEISILKVDPLIYEGKVSSILANNRVQGLATVSEIANQVKAVASVNGGFFAYREDQEVPGDLAGISVIDGTLVSEAIINRPALLINNSPTLSFKILNKVSTSLSVDIDGNFQAIDGINRKLKYKFNCGYDDDGLTVPASHDVVCKDEDEAVIYDQNFGDIADVLNQENFTFWIDKSQHIYLRPNASQINYVPNGHYLVAVSGNKRALFEPLVLQGSTAEFSHVVYNEGNQVILEKGMYIINGGPSLLVNKETQESNWENQGWSPFVQDVGSQSLDKRDEVPDSKQVQQSRKDFYDSWVMQRHPRTAVGLSLDGALYVVVIYGREPLRSMGASVPEMANIMRSLGAVNALNLDGGGSSVMVVNGLMTGNPSDNTGERKVADTLVFVSAGKE from the coding sequence ATGTCTGATGAAGTCGCTGAATTACTGGTGCAAAAAATAATTTTTATAACGAAACCTCAGCTCGTCGGCACACCATTGTCGACAAAAGACATAATAATAGAAGATTTTAATGAATTTAATGATTTAACACTTAACCTTGGAAAAAAAGTGTTCATAGGTCGTTTTGATTCGACCGAAGTCGCCTCTGTTTTCAATGCTCAATTGAGTAAACAAGGCATTGATTTAAAAATAATTAATACATCAAGTCGAGCTTATCAGGCGGGTAATTTTGAAATCAGTATTTTAAAAGTAGACCCCTTAATTTACGAAGGAAAAGTAAGCTCGATATTGGCTAATAATAGAGTGCAGGGTCTTGCCACTGTATCTGAAATTGCTAACCAGGTTAAAGCAGTCGCATCAGTAAATGGCGGGTTCTTTGCCTATAGAGAAGATCAAGAGGTACCAGGAGATCTGGCTGGGATCTCCGTCATAGATGGCACACTTGTGAGTGAAGCCATCATCAATAGACCGGCTTTGCTTATTAATAATTCGCCTACCCTTTCATTCAAAATTTTAAACAAAGTATCAACATCCCTCAGCGTTGATATAGATGGCAATTTTCAAGCTATTGATGGCATTAACCGCAAGTTAAAATACAAGTTTAATTGTGGATATGATGATGATGGTTTAACTGTTCCAGCAAGCCATGATGTTGTCTGCAAAGATGAAGATGAGGCCGTGATATATGACCAAAATTTTGGCGATATAGCCGATGTATTAAACCAAGAAAATTTCACTTTTTGGATTGATAAGTCACAACACATTTATTTAAGGCCAAATGCTTCCCAAATAAATTATGTACCTAATGGTCATTATTTGGTGGCAGTTTCAGGTAACAAGAGAGCGTTATTTGAACCATTAGTGTTACAAGGCTCAACAGCTGAATTTAGCCACGTTGTCTATAACGAAGGTAATCAAGTCATTTTAGAAAAGGGAATGTACATCATTAATGGGGGACCTTCTTTATTGGTGAACAAGGAAACGCAAGAAAGTAACTGGGAAAATCAAGGTTGGAGTCCATTTGTTCAAGATGTAGGAAGCCAATCTTTAGATAAAAGAGACGAAGTTCCAGACTCAAAGCAAGTTCAGCAAAGTCGTAAGGATTTTTATGACAGTTGGGTTATGCAGCGACATCCAAGAACTGCGGTTGGGTTATCACTTGATGGCGCTCTCTATGTGGTAGTTATCTATGGAAGAGAGCCGTTAAGGAGTATGGGCGCTTCTGTGCCCGAAATGGCAAACATTATGCGTTCGCTAGGCGCTGTAAACGCTCTTAATCTCGATGGCGGCGGTTCAAGTGTCATGGTCGTCAATGGGCTAATGACAGGCAATCCGTCTGATAATACTGGTGAAAGAAAGGTTGCAGATACACTTGTTTTTGTGTCGGCAGGTAAGGAATAG
- a CDS encoding alternative ribosome-rescue factor A → MSKQKIPLAKATMSETDIGRGKIKDNFLAALVTSKLYKMQIVQAKKGKGSYQRKAKNIRQESYLIAV, encoded by the coding sequence ATGAGTAAGCAGAAAATACCATTAGCGAAAGCTACTATGAGTGAAACAGATATCGGCCGTGGAAAAATTAAAGATAATTTCTTAGCGGCGTTAGTCACATCAAAGCTTTATAAGATGCAGATTGTACAAGCTAAAAAAGGCAAAGGTTCGTATCAGCGTAAAGCTAAAAATATAAGACAAGAGTCTTATTTAATAGCGGTTTAA
- a CDS encoding GlxA family transcriptional regulator, with translation MHKITFLLCDNMLATSTTLPFEMLRAAESAARGRSGRNVEPVIIQTTAIAKIPIKTSVGFILMPDTSLEEAGKSDIIYLPALWRNPRPIVKKHPELLEWLRKAYENGAMISAVGTGTCFLAEAGLLDDKPATTHWHYFDQFQRDYPRVKLKRQYFITQATNLYCSASVNAMADLTVHFVKRIYGQGIASFVERNFSHEIRRSYEKTSYFEGSTKQHPDEDIVQAQIWLQDNYHRQIKVSEVASRFDMSIRSFNRRFKNATAQSPLQYLQQVRIEIAKDLLQTSNLNVSEVADKIGYQDVGYFTALFTKLLATSPREYRATVRAKLFTAD, from the coding sequence GTGCATAAAATTACCTTTTTACTCTGCGATAATATGCTGGCTACTAGCACTACCTTGCCTTTTGAAATGTTACGGGCCGCCGAAAGTGCTGCTCGTGGTCGAAGTGGGCGCAATGTTGAGCCTGTTATTATTCAAACAACCGCGATAGCCAAAATACCAATAAAAACCAGTGTTGGCTTCATTCTGATGCCTGATACTTCGCTGGAAGAGGCCGGCAAGAGTGATATTATTTACCTGCCAGCACTGTGGCGAAACCCTCGGCCTATAGTGAAAAAACATCCAGAACTTTTAGAATGGTTACGCAAGGCCTATGAAAATGGCGCAATGATTTCTGCAGTAGGCACGGGAACTTGTTTCTTGGCAGAGGCTGGTTTGCTGGATGATAAACCCGCCACCACTCACTGGCATTATTTCGATCAGTTTCAACGGGACTATCCCAGAGTCAAGTTAAAACGACAATATTTCATTACCCAGGCTACCAATTTATACTGCTCTGCTAGTGTGAATGCGATGGCTGATCTTACTGTTCATTTTGTTAAACGTATTTATGGCCAAGGCATAGCCAGTTTTGTTGAGCGAAATTTCTCTCACGAAATTCGCCGTTCATATGAGAAAACCAGCTATTTTGAAGGAAGTACCAAACAACACCCTGATGAGGATATTGTGCAAGCGCAAATTTGGTTGCAGGATAATTATCATAGACAGATTAAAGTGAGCGAGGTGGCAAGTCGTTTTGATATGAGTATACGTAGCTTTAATCGTCGTTTTAAAAATGCCACAGCACAATCCCCGCTTCAGTATTTACAACAGGTACGTATTGAAATCGCTAAGGATTTATTACAAACCAGTAATTTGAATGTGAGTGAAGTAGCAGACAAAATTGGCTACCAAGATGTGGGGTATTTTACCGCATTGTTTACAAAATTACTGGCAACGTCGCCTCGTGAATATCGAGCCACAGTGCGCGCTAAATTGTTTACTGCTGATTAA
- a CDS encoding beta-ketoacyl synthase, with translation MSSLPVIVGFGGFNAAGRSSFHHAYKRMVIESLPASECQDTMLGLATMMKLVRFEAGSYIDTNEQSLTAEEVIGRFSEQILNSTLIRKIEKSHFDVDAVHWQKNITMRSSDKQGICFDLSRKQLPDPLPANWQISDIDKDNVKIEIIGEVEFKADSYRECPVKVAGQLPSGFNPGDHYNARFHPRALQMAIMGASDAIRSLGMEWKTVVDAVKPDEIGVYASNAMSQLDENGFGGMLQSRLKGGRVSTKQCPLGLNTMPADFVNAYVLGSVGHTSAIVGACASFLYNLRAAIEDINNGKRRVAVVGNAEAPILPEIIDGYGTMGALASEDNLKRLDKTDTVDHRRASRPFGENCGFTIAESTQYVVLMDDALALELGADIHGAVSDVFINADGYKKSISAPGPGNYITMAKAVSAARAIVGDESVRERSIIQAHGSSTPANRVTESRIFHEVAKVFDIQNWPVTAAKAYLGHPLSPASAEQLMVSLGVFKHGLIPGIKTIDKVADDVFDERLNISLTDIDKGAGNVDVAFLNSKGFGGNNATATVLSPQVVNTMLAKRYSTEEIAAYESRREQVRKNASAYDTAATQGNFDTIYHFGQDLIDENDIQMTKKEMRIPGFANPIDISMTNRFKDMM, from the coding sequence ATGTCTTCATTACCCGTCATTGTTGGATTTGGTGGCTTTAATGCCGCTGGTCGAAGTTCATTTCATCACGCTTACAAACGTATGGTGATAGAGAGTTTACCTGCCAGTGAATGCCAAGACACCATGCTGGGCTTGGCCACCATGATGAAACTAGTGCGTTTTGAAGCAGGAAGCTATATCGACACAAACGAGCAATCTCTCACAGCAGAAGAAGTGATTGGCCGCTTTTCAGAGCAAATTTTAAATTCCACACTTATTCGTAAAATTGAAAAAAGTCACTTTGACGTTGATGCCGTACATTGGCAAAAAAATATCACTATGCGTTCGTCTGATAAGCAAGGCATTTGTTTTGACTTAAGCCGTAAACAGCTACCTGATCCTTTGCCCGCTAACTGGCAGATAAGTGATATTGATAAAGACAATGTTAAAATTGAAATTATCGGTGAAGTTGAATTCAAAGCTGATAGTTATCGTGAATGTCCGGTCAAAGTAGCAGGACAATTGCCTAGCGGCTTTAACCCTGGTGATCACTATAATGCCCGTTTTCATCCCCGCGCCTTACAAATGGCTATTATGGGTGCATCAGACGCTATTCGTTCATTAGGCATGGAGTGGAAAACCGTTGTGGATGCCGTCAAGCCGGATGAAATAGGCGTTTACGCCAGTAACGCCATGTCGCAACTTGATGAGAACGGCTTTGGTGGCATGCTGCAGTCCCGCCTAAAGGGTGGCCGAGTGAGTACCAAGCAGTGCCCCTTAGGTCTCAATACTATGCCCGCTGATTTTGTGAATGCCTATGTACTCGGCAGCGTAGGTCACACCAGTGCTATTGTCGGAGCCTGTGCCAGTTTTCTTTATAATCTTAGAGCTGCGATTGAAGATATCAATAATGGTAAGCGCCGGGTGGCAGTGGTAGGCAATGCCGAAGCGCCAATATTGCCAGAAATCATTGATGGTTATGGCACCATGGGCGCATTAGCCAGCGAAGACAATTTAAAACGTTTAGACAAAACGGACACCGTTGATCATCGCCGAGCCAGCCGTCCATTCGGTGAAAACTGTGGTTTTACCATAGCCGAATCAACTCAATATGTGGTGCTAATGGACGATGCATTAGCCTTAGAGTTAGGAGCTGATATTCATGGCGCCGTCAGTGATGTATTTATTAATGCTGATGGTTACAAAAAATCCATCTCTGCCCCCGGCCCAGGTAATTACATTACTATGGCTAAAGCGGTGTCCGCTGCGCGGGCGATTGTGGGTGATGAGTCGGTGCGCGAGCGTTCTATTATTCAAGCCCATGGTTCAAGTACCCCTGCGAATCGCGTTACTGAGTCACGCATCTTTCATGAAGTAGCAAAAGTATTTGATATTCAAAATTGGCCCGTCACAGCGGCAAAAGCCTATTTGGGTCATCCATTGTCTCCTGCCAGTGCCGAACAACTGATGGTAAGTCTTGGTGTGTTTAAACACGGATTAATTCCGGGCATTAAAACCATCGATAAAGTGGCAGACGATGTATTTGATGAACGACTCAACATTTCATTAACCGATATTGATAAAGGTGCGGGAAATGTAGACGTAGCGTTTCTAAATTCTAAAGGATTTGGCGGCAACAATGCCACAGCCACGGTATTGTCACCGCAGGTTGTCAATACTATGTTAGCCAAGCGATACAGCACTGAAGAAATTGCGGCCTATGAGTCCCGTCGTGAACAAGTTCGCAAGAATGCTAGCGCCTATGACACTGCGGCCACCCAAGGTAACTTTGATACTATTTATCATTTTGGCCAGGATCTTATCGACGAAAACGACATTCAGATGACAAAAAAAGAAATGCGTATTCCCGGATTCGCCAACCCTATCGACATAAGCATGACAAATCGTTTTAAAGACATGATGTAG
- a CDS encoding ROK family transcriptional regulator, translating to MHTQIQKNSISQIEKKLNVSHKKVIESIRRNKKASRAQIAKETGLSTQSLTRLAQHLMALNIISEHSKVEGLRGQPAISLTLNKNIFLCVGVVFEHDRVTVLLDDFNRDNIFRECEEGVFLSAKKAISTAITMLDSLFSTINKDSTILGIGVSISGFFTNIEGQICSQQDPLGWSTVNFQEVFANRYRCQCYVENDGNAASIGFSLTKTGGALKSFFLLLLTLDIGGGFVSQGRLVDGAFGNAGEISVLFGSSGNMPKPTIGSLQQYLSDASGIKATNEDIQKAVDTHDPVIDSWLISCVESMKYPLKAIQSLLDPDTIVFTGRLPLELQKRLSENIHISSPSFGGLSAPKPNIFVSETKNILELGVTSIPAFYFFNR from the coding sequence TTGCATACTCAAATCCAAAAAAACTCAATTTCTCAAATTGAGAAAAAGCTTAATGTTAGCCACAAAAAAGTTATCGAATCTATAAGAAGAAATAAAAAAGCTTCAAGAGCGCAAATAGCTAAAGAAACAGGGCTTTCTACTCAATCGTTAACGAGACTGGCACAGCATCTTATGGCTTTAAACATAATTTCAGAACACTCGAAGGTTGAAGGATTGAGGGGACAACCAGCAATATCTCTTACACTTAATAAAAATATATTTTTATGTGTAGGCGTTGTATTTGAGCACGACAGAGTAACCGTTTTACTGGATGATTTTAATCGTGATAACATATTCAGGGAATGTGAAGAGGGTGTGTTTCTATCTGCGAAAAAGGCTATTAGCACTGCTATTACTATGCTTGATAGCTTGTTTAGTACCATCAATAAAGATTCAACAATACTTGGAATAGGAGTTTCTATTTCAGGCTTTTTTACAAATATTGAGGGGCAGATTTGCTCTCAACAAGATCCATTGGGTTGGTCTACTGTAAATTTTCAAGAAGTTTTTGCCAACAGATATCGTTGTCAATGTTACGTTGAAAATGATGGTAACGCGGCATCGATAGGGTTTTCTCTAACTAAAACAGGCGGAGCATTAAAAAGTTTCTTCCTATTACTTCTTACGTTAGACATTGGTGGAGGTTTTGTTTCCCAAGGACGTCTAGTTGATGGGGCATTCGGGAATGCTGGAGAAATTTCAGTACTCTTTGGCTCAAGTGGTAACATGCCAAAGCCAACTATCGGATCTCTGCAACAATATTTAAGTGATGCTTCAGGAATTAAAGCGACTAATGAAGATATTCAAAAAGCGGTTGATACGCACGATCCAGTCATCGATTCTTGGTTAATTTCCTGTGTTGAGTCAATGAAATATCCATTGAAAGCAATTCAAAGTTTATTAGATCCTGACACCATCGTTTTTACAGGTAGACTTCCTTTAGAATTACAAAAAAGATTATCTGAAAATATACACATATCAAGCCCATCATTTGGTGGTCTTAGCGCTCCAAAGCCGAATATCTTCGTATCTGAAACCAAAAACATATTGGAATTAGGTGTAACCTCTATACCCGCATTTTACTTTTTTAATCGATAA
- a CDS encoding fatty acid desaturase codes for MQNNQDKQDIKEIVAYIKNQERTLRSNHPFLAQQNALGLGLLLVSVCGFTAAGCLYFYAVIPAWCCIIIAALSASIAHEIEHDLIHQQYFKSNSAVYHFMMFMVWIIRPNTVNPWYRKGMHLNHHKTSGTPQDIEERLVGNGIKSHTLRLLVVCDGLLGLIIRSKQFSREIKGYNFFNVFNASLPFVTVYYLIIYIFLLFHGVNFIADSSAVKLNTPVWLVSLMEWVNFAMVVWVAPNFLRSACLNFITSSMHYYGARFNLLEQTQVLNHWAFMPFQWFCFNFGHTHSIHHFVPNQPFYIRQIISKQVNLLLKNKGVKFNDLVSIFAANHYKKIERSS; via the coding sequence ATGCAGAACAACCAAGATAAGCAGGACATTAAAGAGATTGTTGCGTATATAAAAAATCAAGAACGCACTTTACGTAGCAACCACCCTTTTTTAGCGCAACAAAATGCCTTAGGTTTAGGCCTTCTTTTAGTGTCTGTATGCGGCTTTACTGCTGCAGGTTGTTTGTATTTTTATGCTGTTATTCCGGCGTGGTGTTGCATTATCATTGCCGCCCTAAGCGCATCTATTGCTCACGAAATTGAACACGATTTGATTCATCAGCAATACTTTAAATCAAACTCTGCGGTATATCATTTCATGATGTTTATGGTGTGGATTATTAGGCCAAATACCGTCAATCCTTGGTACCGTAAAGGCATGCATCTAAATCATCATAAAACCTCAGGTACGCCTCAAGATATTGAAGAACGTTTGGTGGGGAACGGTATTAAAAGCCATACATTAAGGCTCTTAGTGGTTTGTGATGGGTTACTCGGGCTAATAATCCGCAGCAAACAATTTTCTCGTGAGATTAAAGGATATAATTTTTTTAATGTATTTAATGCCAGCCTTCCTTTTGTCACTGTTTATTATCTTATTATTTATATATTTTTACTTTTCCATGGCGTCAATTTTATTGCTGATAGTTCAGCAGTAAAATTGAATACGCCAGTTTGGTTAGTGTCGCTAATGGAATGGGTTAATTTTGCAATGGTGGTATGGGTAGCACCTAATTTTTTACGTTCGGCATGCTTGAATTTCATCACATCGTCGATGCATTACTATGGCGCTAGGTTTAATTTATTGGAGCAAACTCAGGTATTAAATCATTGGGCCTTTATGCCATTCCAGTGGTTTTGCTTCAATTTTGGTCACACGCATAGCATTCATCATTTTGTACCTAATCAGCCTTTTTATATTCGCCAGATTATCAGTAAGCAAGTCAATCTTTTATTGAAAAATAAAGGGGTGAAATTTAATGACTTAGTCAGTATTTTTGCAGCTAATCACTATAAAAAGATTGAGCGGTCGAGTTAA
- a CDS encoding crotonase/enoyl-CoA hydratase family protein: MKYELLEGGIAKISLDNGKANAVSFELAEEFMANLDRAKAESKGVLISGHVGIFSAGFDLKVMATGPEAADKMVSQGMLLLEKIYSHPQPVVASCEGHAIGMGVFLLLVADYRIGALGEFVLKLPETAIDMPFNATLRILAKTHVDALHHSRAIIQSQGYSPSQAATIGMLDEAVAADQVQAIALAKLAELCELSSARYEENKLFIRAEQIQAIAESLHGSK, from the coding sequence ATGAAATATGAACTACTTGAGGGCGGTATCGCCAAAATCTCACTCGACAACGGCAAAGCTAATGCTGTTTCTTTCGAACTAGCAGAAGAGTTTATGGCCAACCTAGACCGTGCTAAAGCGGAGAGTAAAGGTGTTTTAATTTCTGGCCACGTAGGTATATTTTCCGCGGGCTTCGATCTAAAGGTCATGGCGACTGGGCCTGAAGCGGCCGATAAAATGGTATCTCAAGGTATGCTTTTACTTGAGAAAATCTATTCACATCCTCAGCCCGTTGTTGCTTCGTGTGAAGGCCATGCCATTGGAATGGGAGTGTTTCTTTTATTGGTAGCTGATTACCGCATCGGTGCATTGGGTGAGTTTGTGCTTAAGCTACCTGAAACCGCTATCGACATGCCCTTCAATGCAACCTTGAGAATACTGGCTAAAACTCATGTTGACGCTCTACACCACTCACGCGCTATCATTCAATCTCAGGGATATTCGCCTTCACAAGCCGCGACTATTGGCATGTTAGACGAAGCGGTTGCAGCAGACCAGGTACAAGCCATAGCTTTAGCGAAATTAGCGGAACTTTGCGAACTATCTAGTGCACGTTATGAAGAAAATAAATTATTTATTCGAGCTGAACAGATCCAAGCCATTGCTGAGTCTTTACACGGCAGCAAATAA
- a CDS encoding TonB-dependent receptor, with protein sequence MNQLRHYSNNKKFNKIATAFMVGMLSSHSSSLLAQESAPDDIESITVTGVRGSLLKSLKSKRFSNKLIDVITAEDIGKFPEANLSEALQRVPGVTLNRNATGEGTAINLRGLGPEFTSTEVNGMLAGGNGGKRGFSFEIFPAELFNNVEISKSVTADQVEGGIAGNVALNTPDPLSTDEPVLNVSLYNNYSENTGTNSPKASIVFNRNWDDTFGINAALVYADLDMQYNAIGGTSHTPLSAVWKGPAVGEPGGATQEQLDAVYPRIESFGHTTESRETLGGVVTAQWRPNNTLDVKARALIGTIDADNRRTILDAPSESNITAVSNTVIQNGVATQATLTGVQQRIGARQSLVDEEVNQFTLSADWEISDSLMFSPYIGHFSREKTDSNDLFSFRRMGIDGAFVPADVSYIIRDDLLEWSTPDTDYASNPEEFVLNVFIRRPTETKDSNTTVKFDFQYDDSDLLTVDFGMRLTSRDLEQISERTNLFVDLGNPLNRRTDLPTLADVFTPLENFKIDGAGFAPSTLIGADAELIKSIFYGANGSSVPEGTSIVPTASHALLNTFELQEDTLALFAQANIEVSDDLNISTGLRFVKTDQTIGTQSTTNRNDPSAYTPITLKSDYQEVLPNINIRYQHSDEVVIRSTYFKSLTRPALSELAGSENFNGIDEGGGRGSRGNPDLQPFTADNYDLSVEWYFSSEAIASVNLFYKDLDGFIDTSSSVEDREFPRQSDNVFVIGPIIFTQPENGVAATITGLELAYQSRLGFISESLEDFGLLMNYTIIESAAQYSDSGDVRNSGLPGLSESSFNVAVYYDVENFNARMSYTWRDEYLVAFASTAGIPEWQDDYGQLDFSASYDVTDSLQFQVQASNLLSTQQVRRSVLNTPFNLTQIDRRFIAGIRYAF encoded by the coding sequence ATGAACCAGTTACGACATTATTCTAATAATAAAAAATTCAATAAAATTGCAACAGCCTTTATGGTTGGGATGCTAAGTAGCCACTCATCTAGTTTGTTAGCACAGGAGTCCGCACCAGACGACATAGAGTCAATCACTGTAACGGGGGTGCGAGGTAGTTTATTAAAATCCTTAAAATCAAAACGATTCTCTAATAAATTGATTGATGTAATTACCGCTGAAGATATTGGTAAGTTCCCAGAAGCGAACTTATCCGAGGCACTGCAACGTGTGCCTGGTGTGACATTAAACAGAAATGCCACGGGCGAAGGTACCGCTATTAATTTAAGAGGATTAGGTCCTGAGTTTACTTCAACCGAAGTAAATGGCATGTTGGCTGGCGGTAACGGTGGTAAACGTGGTTTTTCATTTGAAATATTTCCTGCTGAATTGTTCAATAATGTAGAAATATCAAAATCTGTCACAGCAGATCAAGTGGAGGGCGGTATTGCCGGAAATGTGGCTTTGAATACCCCAGACCCTTTATCGACTGACGAGCCCGTTTTAAATGTTTCACTGTATAATAATTACAGTGAAAACACGGGCACAAATAGCCCTAAAGCATCAATTGTGTTCAACCGAAATTGGGATGACACTTTTGGTATCAATGCAGCGCTAGTTTATGCAGATTTAGATATGCAATATAATGCAATAGGAGGCACCAGCCACACGCCTTTATCTGCTGTTTGGAAAGGACCTGCGGTAGGAGAACCAGGAGGCGCCACTCAAGAGCAACTTGATGCAGTTTACCCTCGGATTGAAAGTTTTGGACATACTACCGAATCTCGTGAAACATTAGGTGGTGTAGTTACAGCTCAGTGGAGACCTAACAATACCTTAGATGTTAAAGCAAGGGCTTTAATTGGTACTATCGATGCTGATAATAGACGTACTATTCTAGATGCTCCTTCGGAGAGTAATATCACAGCTGTTTCCAATACCGTTATACAAAATGGCGTGGCAACTCAAGCTACTTTGACCGGCGTTCAGCAACGCATAGGTGCTAGACAATCTTTAGTTGATGAAGAGGTTAATCAGTTTACTCTTAGTGCTGATTGGGAAATTTCAGATTCTTTAATGTTCTCTCCATACATAGGCCACTTTAGTCGCGAAAAAACAGATTCTAACGATTTGTTTTCATTTAGACGTATGGGTATTGATGGCGCTTTTGTACCAGCAGATGTGAGCTACATCATTCGAGATGACCTTCTTGAATGGTCCACCCCTGATACTGACTATGCAAGTAACCCAGAAGAGTTTGTATTAAACGTATTTATTCGACGTCCAACTGAAACAAAAGATTCAAACACAACCGTGAAATTTGACTTTCAATATGATGATTCTGACTTATTGACAGTTGACTTTGGTATGCGACTCACTAGCCGAGATTTAGAGCAAATATCCGAACGAACCAACTTGTTTGTTGATCTTGGCAATCCCTTAAATCGTCGAACTGACCTGCCTACCCTTGCTGATGTGTTTACACCATTAGAAAATTTCAAAATTGATGGCGCTGGTTTTGCTCCCTCGACGCTTATTGGCGCAGATGCTGAGCTGATAAAGTCTATTTTTTATGGGGCTAATGGATCATCAGTACCTGAGGGTACCTCTATCGTTCCAACTGCGAGTCATGCACTGCTTAATACCTTTGAGCTGCAAGAAGATACATTAGCTCTTTTTGCTCAGGCAAATATTGAAGTGTCGGACGATTTGAATATAAGCACAGGTTTGAGGTTTGTGAAAACAGACCAAACAATAGGCACACAATCTACCACTAATAGGAATGATCCTTCGGCATATACTCCAATCACCCTTAAAAGTGATTACCAAGAAGTGTTACCCAATATCAATATTCGTTACCAGCACAGCGATGAAGTTGTCATTCGTAGTACCTACTTTAAAAGTTTAACTCGACCAGCTCTATCTGAACTAGCCGGATCAGAAAACTTCAATGGTATTGATGAAGGGGGTGGAAGAGGAAGTAGAGGTAACCCAGATCTTCAGCCGTTTACGGCAGATAATTATGATCTTAGTGTGGAATGGTATTTTTCTAGTGAAGCTATAGCTTCCGTCAATCTTTTTTATAAAGATCTTGATGGATTTATTGATACGTCATCATCAGTTGAAGATCGTGAGTTTCCTAGGCAAAGCGATAATGTCTTTGTTATCGGTCCAATTATATTTACACAACCAGAAAATGGTGTAGCAGCTACCATTACCGGATTGGAATTGGCCTACCAGTCTAGACTCGGTTTCATTAGTGAATCATTAGAAGATTTTGGATTGTTGATGAATTACACCATAATTGAAAGTGCCGCTCAGTATTCAGATTCGGGTGACGTTAGAAACTCCGGATTGCCAGGTTTATCTGAGAGTAGTTTCAATGTTGCGGTATATTATGACGTAGAAAATTTTAATGCTCGCATGTCTTATACTTGGCGAGACGAATACCTTGTTGCGTTTGCATCAACTGCAGGTATTCCAGAATGGCAGGACGATTACGGACAGTTAGATTTCTCTGCTAGTTATGATGTTACCGATTCATTGCAATTTCAAGTACAAGCATCGAACTTATTGTCTACTCAACAAGTGAGACGCTCAGTACTGAATACACCTTTCAACTTAACTCAGATTGATAGACGATTTATTGCTGGGATTCGTTACGCCTTTTAA
- a CDS encoding SDR family NAD(P)-dependent oxidoreductase, giving the protein MNNLFSVAGKVAVVTGGSSGIGAMIARGFVESGVKTYITARKLEQLQQTAAELSAFGECIAIQSDLSTMAGVDAFADDMLSREPKIDILINNAGAAWGAPVEEFPEAGWDKVMDLNVKSIFFLSKRLLPALRLAGNADEPARIVNIASVNGITHPRMNNYSYSASKAAVIQMTRHMAADLRPSHVNINGIAPGFFPSKMTKHVLKHEEEIVKNLPARKIGELTDIAGTAIYLCSRASNYVCGHTVVLDGGQIANAG; this is encoded by the coding sequence ATGAACAATTTATTTTCAGTTGCTGGAAAAGTCGCAGTGGTTACCGGTGGGTCTAGTGGTATAGGCGCAATGATAGCCCGTGGTTTTGTCGAAAGTGGGGTTAAAACCTACATCACCGCACGCAAACTAGAGCAACTGCAGCAAACCGCTGCTGAGCTATCCGCTTTTGGTGAGTGCATCGCTATTCAATCCGATTTATCAACGATGGCTGGGGTGGATGCTTTTGCAGATGACATGCTTTCAAGAGAGCCTAAAATCGACATACTCATTAATAATGCAGGTGCAGCTTGGGGAGCCCCGGTTGAGGAATTCCCTGAAGCGGGTTGGGATAAGGTCATGGATTTAAATGTGAAGTCTATTTTCTTTCTAAGCAAACGTTTATTGCCGGCATTGCGCTTGGCTGGAAATGCTGATGAACCTGCTCGAATAGTGAATATTGCTTCCGTTAATGGGATCACTCATCCGCGCATGAACAACTACTCCTATTCGGCTAGTAAAGCGGCAGTTATCCAAATGACACGGCACATGGCAGCTGATCTTCGTCCGAGTCATGTCAATATTAATGGTATTGCGCCCGGGTTTTTCCCCAGTAAAATGACCAAACATGTGTTGAAACATGAGGAAGAAATTGTGAAAAATCTTCCTGCTCGCAAAATTGGTGAGCTTACTGATATTGCTGGTACCGCTATCTATCTTTGCTCTCGTGCGAGTAATTATGTATGCGGTCACACAGTTGTATTGGATGGCGGACAAATAGCCAATGCAGGTTGA